In Archocentrus centrarchus isolate MPI-CPG fArcCen1 chromosome 24, fArcCen1, whole genome shotgun sequence, one DNA window encodes the following:
- the chrna2b gene encoding neuronal acetylcholine receptor subunit alpha-2 isoform X2 produces the protein MLLTLRGFNIAFRQRTEAPPCSRVKFSLLPEDKMGNNHLFSAGTAVIWALLFSPAALCHEKTHSHAEDELFKTLFAGYNKWSRPVPNISDVVIVKFGLSIAQLIDVDEKNQMMTTNVWLKQEWNDYKLRWRPSDYDNVTSIRVPSQLIWVPDIVLYNNADGEFAVTHMTKAHLFYTGKIRWVPPAIYKSSCSIDVTFFPFDQQNCKMKFGSWTYDKAKIDLERIENTVDLSNYWESGEWAIINAVGTYNTKKYDCCHEIYPDITYFFIIRRLPLFYTINLIIPCLLISCLTVLVFYLPSDCGEKITLCISVLLSLTVFLLLITEIIPSTSLVIPLIGEYLLFTMIFVTLSIVITVFVLNVHHRSPSTHKMPHWVHSVFLDLIPRWLFMRRPAPDGRRRRLLLLQHEAAAERRQLRIAGYKSGNCLSTSATWLRDGTTLEDPERSCYEDLELGTLTSYFSFRPPSPRPPGTTPPPQQKNPQNSQSRQEVVAGGNRQLTGTRDHLRAEDADFSVKEDWKYVAMVIDRIFLWMFIIVCLLGTIGLFLPPWLAGMI, from the exons CTCTCTGTCACGAGAAGACCCACTCACATGCTGAAGACGAGCTTTTCAAGACGCTGTTTGCAGGGTACAACAAGTGGTCGAGGCCTGTGCCAAACATTTCCGATGTGGTCATCGTCAAGTTTGGACTCTCCATAGCGCAGCTTATAGATGTG gaTGAAAAGAACCAAATGATGACAACCAACGTGTGGCTTAAACAG GAGTGGAATGACTACAAGCTTCGCTGGAGACCGTCTGACTATGACAACGTGACATCCATAAGAGTGCCGTCACAGCTCATATGGGTACCAGACATCGTCCTCTACAACAA TGCTGACGGTGAATTTGCTGTGACTCAcatgacaaaggctcatctATTCTACACGGGCAAAATTCGCTGGGTGCCTCCTGCCATTTACAAGAGCTCTTGCAGCATTGACGTCACCTTCTTCCCCTTCGATCaacaaaactgtaaaatgaaatttgGCTCCTGGACTTATGACAAGGCCAAAATTGACTTGGAGCGTATTGAAAATACTGTGGACCTGAGCAACTACTGGGAGAGTGGTGAATGGGCCATCATCAATGCAGTGGGAACGtataatacaaagaaatatgACTGCTGCCACGAGATTTACCCAGACATCACCTACTTCTTCATCATCCGACGGCTTCCCCTATTTTACACAATCAACCTTATCATCCCCTGTTTGCTGATCTCATGCCTCACTGTTTTGGTTTTCTATCTCCCCTCAGACTGTGGTGAGAAGATCACTTTGTGTATCTCCGTGTTGCTGTCCCTCACCGTCTTCCTGCTACTCATCACAGAGATCATACCGTCCACATCCCTTGTTATCCCTCTCATCGGCGAGTACCTCCTCTTTACCATGATTTTTGTCACCCTGTCCATTGTTATCACTGTCTTTGTTCTCAACGTGCACCACCGCTCTCCCAGCACTCACAAGATGCCCCACTGGGTCCACTCTGTGTTCTTGGACTTGATTCCACGTTGGCTGTTCATGAGACGGCCTGCACCAGATGGCCGTCGTCGCAGGCTACTGCTCCTTCAGCATGAAGCGGCGGCGGAGCGCCGCCAGCTCCGAATAGCTGGATACAAATCGGGCAACTGCCTCAGCACCTCGGCTACCTGGTTAAGAGATGGGACCACATTGGAAGACCCAGAGAGAAGCTGTTATGAAGACTTGGAGCTGGGAACACTGACATCCTATTTCTCCTTCCGTCCTCCCTCACCCAGACCTCCAGGGACAACTCCTCCaccacaacaaaaaaacccacagaacAGCCAGAGCCGACAAGAGGTGGTGGCAGGGGGGAACAGGCAGTTAACTGGAACCAGAG ACCACCTGAGGGCTGAGGACGCTGACTTCAGT GTGAAAGAGGACTGGAAGTATGTCGCCATGGTGATTGACCGAATCTTCCTGTGGATGTTCATTATTGTCTGCCTGCTTGGGACAATTGGCCTCTTCTTGCCCCCGTGGCTAGCTGGCATGATTTAA
- the chrna2b gene encoding neuronal acetylcholine receptor subunit alpha-2 isoform X1 translates to MLLTLRGFNIAFRQRTEAPPCSRVKFSLLPEDKMGNNHLFSAGTAVIWALLFSPAALCHEKTHSHAEDELFKTLFAGYNKWSRPVPNISDVVIVKFGLSIAQLIDVDEKNQMMTTNVWLKQEWNDYKLRWRPSDYDNVTSIRVPSQLIWVPDIVLYNNADGEFAVTHMTKAHLFYTGKIRWVPPAIYKSSCSIDVTFFPFDQQNCKMKFGSWTYDKAKIDLERIENTVDLSNYWESGEWAIINAVGTYNTKKYDCCHEIYPDITYFFIIRRLPLFYTINLIIPCLLISCLTVLVFYLPSDCGEKITLCISVLLSLTVFLLLITEIIPSTSLVIPLIGEYLLFTMIFVTLSIVITVFVLNVHHRSPSTHKMPHWVHSVFLDLIPRWLFMRRPAPDGRRRRLLLLQHEAAAERRQLRIAGYKSGNCLSTSATWLRDGTTLEDPERSCYEDLELGTLTSYFSFRPPSPRPPGTTPPPQQKNPQNSQSRQEVVAGGNRQLTGTRGNSTPRPAKVDNKVSQSAFLLSPSVMRALQGVHYIADHLRAEDADFSVKEDWKYVAMVIDRIFLWMFIIVCLLGTIGLFLPPWLAGMI, encoded by the exons CTCTCTGTCACGAGAAGACCCACTCACATGCTGAAGACGAGCTTTTCAAGACGCTGTTTGCAGGGTACAACAAGTGGTCGAGGCCTGTGCCAAACATTTCCGATGTGGTCATCGTCAAGTTTGGACTCTCCATAGCGCAGCTTATAGATGTG gaTGAAAAGAACCAAATGATGACAACCAACGTGTGGCTTAAACAG GAGTGGAATGACTACAAGCTTCGCTGGAGACCGTCTGACTATGACAACGTGACATCCATAAGAGTGCCGTCACAGCTCATATGGGTACCAGACATCGTCCTCTACAACAA TGCTGACGGTGAATTTGCTGTGACTCAcatgacaaaggctcatctATTCTACACGGGCAAAATTCGCTGGGTGCCTCCTGCCATTTACAAGAGCTCTTGCAGCATTGACGTCACCTTCTTCCCCTTCGATCaacaaaactgtaaaatgaaatttgGCTCCTGGACTTATGACAAGGCCAAAATTGACTTGGAGCGTATTGAAAATACTGTGGACCTGAGCAACTACTGGGAGAGTGGTGAATGGGCCATCATCAATGCAGTGGGAACGtataatacaaagaaatatgACTGCTGCCACGAGATTTACCCAGACATCACCTACTTCTTCATCATCCGACGGCTTCCCCTATTTTACACAATCAACCTTATCATCCCCTGTTTGCTGATCTCATGCCTCACTGTTTTGGTTTTCTATCTCCCCTCAGACTGTGGTGAGAAGATCACTTTGTGTATCTCCGTGTTGCTGTCCCTCACCGTCTTCCTGCTACTCATCACAGAGATCATACCGTCCACATCCCTTGTTATCCCTCTCATCGGCGAGTACCTCCTCTTTACCATGATTTTTGTCACCCTGTCCATTGTTATCACTGTCTTTGTTCTCAACGTGCACCACCGCTCTCCCAGCACTCACAAGATGCCCCACTGGGTCCACTCTGTGTTCTTGGACTTGATTCCACGTTGGCTGTTCATGAGACGGCCTGCACCAGATGGCCGTCGTCGCAGGCTACTGCTCCTTCAGCATGAAGCGGCGGCGGAGCGCCGCCAGCTCCGAATAGCTGGATACAAATCGGGCAACTGCCTCAGCACCTCGGCTACCTGGTTAAGAGATGGGACCACATTGGAAGACCCAGAGAGAAGCTGTTATGAAGACTTGGAGCTGGGAACACTGACATCCTATTTCTCCTTCCGTCCTCCCTCACCCAGACCTCCAGGGACAACTCCTCCaccacaacaaaaaaacccacagaacAGCCAGAGCCGACAAGAGGTGGTGGCAGGGGGGAACAGGCAGTTAACTGGAACCAGAGGTAATTCCACTCCTCGGCCAGCTAAAGTTGACAATAAAGTCTCACAGTCAGCTTTCCTGCTTTCACCAAGTGTCATGCGTGCATTACAAGGGGTGCACTACATTGCAGACCACCTGAGGGCTGAGGACGCTGACTTCAGT GTGAAAGAGGACTGGAAGTATGTCGCCATGGTGATTGACCGAATCTTCCTGTGGATGTTCATTATTGTCTGCCTGCTTGGGACAATTGGCCTCTTCTTGCCCCCGTGGCTAGCTGGCATGATTTAA